The Euphorbia lathyris chromosome 3, ddEupLath1.1, whole genome shotgun sequence genome contains a region encoding:
- the LOC136223969 gene encoding protein CTR9 homolog, with protein sequence MMRVVTLIRGRENGKNGNKDKSSKSHYEMEEAEINMMGDHKEVEDEDGNESYREHKNQMDRDDDEEENAQNLREAGLEDYDAEDEAMEHLTLF encoded by the exons ATGATGAGGGTGGTCACATTGATAAGAGGACGAGAAAATGGAAAGAACGGAAATAAGGATAAGAGCTCAAAGTCACACTATGAGATGGAAGAAGCAGAAATAAACATGATGGGTGATCATAAAGAAGTAGAAGATGAAGATGGCAATGAAAGTTACAGGGAGCATAAAAATCAGATGGATCGTGATGACGATGAGGAAGAAAATGCTCAGAATCTGCGAGAAGCTGGTCTTGAAGATTATGATGCAGAGGATGAAGCT ATGGAACACCTTACACTATTTTAA